The following coding sequences are from one Candidatus Binataceae bacterium window:
- a CDS encoding nitroreductase family protein, which translates to MLDVLARRRSIRNFQRRKLGVEQLCEILDAADCAPSAGGLKAREVSVVTDEETKARLVHAAIGQGFIAEAPVVLVFWAVEERSAAKYGERGRGLFALQDATIAASFAWIQAVGAGLGACWVGAFDEDAVRQIFRKDIGRDWRPVALMPIGYPAADS; encoded by the coding sequence ATGCTCGATGTTTTGGCTCGCCGGCGTTCGATAAGAAATTTCCAGAGGCGAAAGCTCGGCGTCGAGCAGTTGTGCGAAATCCTCGACGCCGCCGATTGCGCACCTTCGGCGGGCGGACTCAAGGCGCGCGAGGTCTCAGTCGTCACCGATGAAGAAACAAAAGCGCGGCTCGTCCATGCAGCGATAGGCCAGGGATTCATCGCCGAGGCGCCGGTCGTCCTCGTGTTCTGGGCGGTCGAAGAGCGCTCAGCAGCCAAATACGGTGAGCGGGGCAGGGGACTTTTCGCGCTCCAGGACGCGACGATCGCGGCGAGTTTCGCATGGATTCAGGCGGTCGGCGCGGGCCTTGGCGCGTGTTGGGTCGGCGCGTTCGACGAGGACGCGGTGCGCCAAATCTTCCGCAAGGACATCGGACGCGATTGGCGGCCGGTCGCGTTGATGCCGATCGGTTATCCCGCCGCGGACAGCTAG
- a CDS encoding CBS domain-containing protein, which translates to MKREVASCAPSDSLNAAARIMWERDCGCVPVVDRNGRVVGIITDRDICMGAYTQGRTLHLIQVQDVMARPVVSCAPEDDLVTAEKLMRDNKVRRLPVCDSDGKLVGMISLSDIALEAERERRAGGGRAIRSTEVAEILGAVSQPRPHALAPIPFAPEAGETEFAPKPPAKRGQTYK; encoded by the coding sequence ATGAAGCGTGAAGTGGCGTCGTGCGCGCCTAGCGATTCGCTCAACGCGGCGGCGCGAATCATGTGGGAGCGGGATTGCGGATGCGTGCCGGTGGTCGATCGCAACGGCCGCGTGGTCGGGATCATCACCGACCGTGACATTTGCATGGGCGCCTACACCCAAGGACGCACGCTGCATTTGATCCAGGTGCAGGACGTGATGGCGCGGCCGGTGGTGTCGTGCGCGCCCGAAGACGACCTGGTCACGGCGGAAAAGCTGATGCGCGACAACAAGGTGCGCAGGCTTCCGGTGTGCGACAGCGACGGCAAGCTCGTCGGTATGATCTCGCTCAGCGATATCGCCCTGGAGGCTGAGCGCGAGCGGCGGGCGGGCGGGGGCCGCGCAATCCGCAGTACCGAGGTCGCGGAAATTCTCGGCGCGGTTTCTCAGCCGCGTCCCCATGCGCTCGCGCCGATTCCGTTCGCACCCGAGGCGGGCGAGACGGAATTCGCGCCGAAGCCGCCCGCCAAGCGCGGCCAAACTTACAAATAG
- a CDS encoding NAD-dependent malic enzyme, which produces MRGAELLHDPRLNKSTAFNAAEREALGLLGLLPEGIESAERQVERVFQQLSGKHSDLERYLHLAALREENETLFFRVLASDPARLLPLVYTPTVAEACLRYGEVMGRPRGLYVSINRKGRVRELLRNWPERDVRFIVVTSGQRILGLGDLGANGMGIPIGKLALYTACAGVPPAVTMPVMLDCGTDNKELLRDRFYLGLRQRRPPAAELDEFVEEFVAAVQQEFPDCCIQFEDWGRADAFRLLARYRERVCCFNDDIQGSGAAALAGLQSAMRITGGRLAEQTLLFLGAGSAGVGIAEVLVCAMAAEGLSREAARGRIWMFNRNGLIQSARGDLADFQRPYAHPHAPVADFAAAIEDLRPSVIVGVSTAAGAFDRRVIETMARINRRPIIFALSNPTSRAECTARDAYQWSEGRAIFASGSPLPPVSIAGRTLVPGQCNNMYVFPAMGLAVYATRARRITDEMFVAAAQAVAERVTARELDAGLIYPPHSAMLETETHAARRIAEVVFARGLARVAQPSDLGAFIESQMYRPAYASLV; this is translated from the coding sequence ATGCGCGGCGCTGAGCTGCTGCACGATCCCCGTCTGAACAAGTCAACCGCCTTCAATGCGGCCGAGCGCGAGGCGCTGGGGCTCCTCGGGCTGCTGCCCGAAGGTATCGAAAGCGCCGAGCGCCAGGTCGAGCGCGTGTTCCAACAACTGTCGGGTAAGCACAGCGATTTAGAGCGCTACCTTCATCTCGCCGCCCTGCGCGAGGAGAACGAAACGCTCTTCTTCCGGGTTTTGGCATCCGACCCCGCGCGGCTTCTGCCGCTGGTCTATACGCCGACGGTCGCAGAAGCGTGCCTGAGATACGGCGAGGTCATGGGGCGTCCGCGCGGCCTGTACGTTTCGATCAATCGCAAGGGGCGCGTGCGCGAACTGTTGCGCAACTGGCCCGAGCGCGACGTGCGTTTCATTGTGGTCACCAGCGGGCAGCGCATCCTCGGACTCGGCGACCTCGGCGCCAACGGCATGGGGATTCCCATCGGCAAACTCGCGCTGTACACCGCGTGCGCGGGCGTGCCGCCGGCGGTCACGATGCCGGTGATGCTGGATTGCGGAACCGATAACAAGGAGTTGCTGCGCGATCGTTTCTACCTGGGACTGCGCCAGCGCCGGCCGCCGGCCGCCGAACTTGACGAATTTGTCGAGGAATTTGTGGCCGCGGTGCAACAGGAATTTCCCGATTGTTGCATCCAGTTCGAGGACTGGGGACGCGCCGACGCCTTCCGGCTGCTCGCGCGCTACCGCGAGCGCGTCTGCTGCTTCAACGACGACATCCAAGGCTCCGGCGCGGCGGCGCTCGCCGGCTTGCAGAGCGCCATGCGCATCACGGGCGGTCGGCTCGCCGAACAAACGCTGCTGTTTCTCGGCGCCGGATCCGCAGGGGTCGGAATCGCCGAAGTACTGGTCTGCGCGATGGCCGCCGAGGGTCTGTCGCGCGAGGCCGCCCGCGGGCGGATCTGGATGTTCAACCGCAACGGGCTCATCCAATCGGCGCGCGGCGACCTGGCCGATTTCCAACGGCCTTATGCGCACCCGCACGCGCCGGTGGCCGACTTTGCCGCCGCGATCGAGGACCTGCGGCCGAGCGTGATCGTCGGCGTCAGCACGGCGGCGGGCGCTTTCGACCGGCGCGTGATCGAGACGATGGCGCGCATCAACCGCCGGCCGATCATCTTCGCACTTTCCAATCCGACCTCACGCGCCGAGTGCACGGCGCGCGACGCCTATCAATGGTCCGAGGGCCGAGCGATCTTCGCCAGCGGCAGCCCGTTGCCGCCCGTCAGCATCGCCGGCCGAACTCTAGTCCCAGGCCAGTGCAACAACATGTACGTCTTCCCGGCGATGGGACTGGCGGTGTACGCGACCCGCGCGCGGCGGATCACCGACGAGATGTTTGTCGCCGCGGCGCAAGCTGTCGCGGAGCGGGTGACGGCTCGCGAACTCGACGCCGGCCTCATCTATCCGCCGCATTCGGCGATGCTCGAAACCGAGACCCACGCGGCGCGGCGAATCGCCGAGGTTGTCTTCGCACGGGGTCTCGCGAGAGTCGCGCAGCCGAGCGACCTCGGCGCCTTTATCGAATCGCAGATGTACAGGCCGGCGTACGCGAGCCTGGTCTGA
- a CDS encoding DUF4010 domain-containing protein, which translates to MGANNNLHLLVRLAVALAIGLLIGLERGWERRELPEGQRAAGFRTFGIIGLLGGVAAVVGGGTAWLPAVLAVAVSLFVALGYWRERWREQDVSITGLVAALLTFCLGALAGEGELTAASSTAVVVTLLLGFKPELHEIIRRIERSELLATLRLLLISVVLLPVLPDRGFGPWQAINPYRIWWMVVLVALISYIGYFAIKTLGERRGVLFTGLFGGLVSSTAVTVSLARHAHDEPPAPGLLTAGIAAASAMMFPRMLLIIGFVWLPLATALAWPLLLASVLTFAVAAWFSRHADSEKHGGGGERELSNPLDLKIALQFGALLALVMLLARGADAWMGSQGLYLLAAIAGLADVDAMSLSCAAMGSQGHLALDAAAAATLIAAAVNTLIKPLIALALGSRQMGWRVALAVVAAFVGGGAGLWAFAFAC; encoded by the coding sequence GTGGGCGCAAATAACAACCTTCACCTCCTGGTGCGTCTGGCGGTGGCGCTTGCGATCGGGTTGCTGATCGGGCTGGAGCGCGGATGGGAGCGGCGCGAGCTTCCTGAAGGACAGCGCGCCGCCGGCTTTCGCACCTTCGGCATTATCGGGCTTCTCGGCGGCGTGGCCGCGGTAGTTGGCGGCGGCACCGCATGGCTGCCCGCGGTGCTCGCCGTCGCGGTGAGCCTGTTCGTCGCGCTGGGCTATTGGCGCGAGCGCTGGCGCGAGCAGGACGTGAGCATCACTGGCCTGGTCGCGGCGCTGCTCACCTTCTGTCTCGGCGCACTAGCGGGAGAGGGCGAGCTCACGGCGGCGTCCTCGACGGCGGTGGTGGTGACGCTGCTTTTGGGGTTCAAGCCGGAGCTGCACGAAATCATCCGCCGCATCGAGCGCTCCGAGTTGCTCGCGACCCTGCGTCTGCTGCTGATCTCGGTTGTACTGCTGCCGGTGCTGCCCGACAGGGGATTCGGGCCGTGGCAGGCGATCAATCCGTACCGGATCTGGTGGATGGTCGTGCTGGTCGCGCTGATTTCTTACATCGGGTACTTCGCGATCAAGACGCTTGGCGAGCGGCGCGGCGTGCTGTTCACCGGGCTGTTCGGAGGGCTGGTCTCCTCGACCGCGGTCACTGTCAGCCTCGCGCGCCACGCGCATGACGAGCCGCCCGCGCCGGGGCTGCTGACCGCGGGCATCGCCGCCGCAAGCGCGATGATGTTTCCGCGAATGCTCTTGATTATCGGGTTTGTCTGGCTGCCGCTTGCGACCGCGCTCGCCTGGCCGCTGCTGCTCGCGTCGGTTTTGACGTTTGCGGTGGCGGCCTGGTTCTCGCGCCACGCGGATTCCGAGAAGCACGGTGGCGGCGGCGAGCGTGAGCTTAGCAATCCGCTCGACCTGAAGATTGCGCTTCAGTTTGGGGCGCTGCTGGCGTTGGTCATGTTGCTGGCGCGCGGGGCGGACGCCTGGATGGGCAGCCAGGGCCTCTACCTCCTCGCGGCGATCGCCGGACTCGCGGACGTCGACGCGATGAGCCTGTCGTGCGCCGCGATGGGGAGCCAGGGACATCTGGCGCTCGACGCCGCGGCGGCCGCGACGCTTATCGCGGCGGCAGTTAACACGCTGATCAAGCCGCTGATCGCACTGGCGTTGGGCAGCCGGCAGATGGGATGGCGGGTCGCGTTGGCGGTCGTCGCCGCCTTTGTCGGCGGCGGCGCCGGATTGTGGGCGTTCGCCTTTGCCTGTTAG
- a CDS encoding CapA family protein, with protein sequence MANDSQIAPSPAALRLVFVGDVMLGRMVNDLLRRVAPEYPWGDAMALLHNADLRICNLECVIADHGRPWSRTPKAFHFRSDAKNVAVLTAAGIDAVSIANNHVLDFEYDAMREMLELLDHAGIQRAGAGACLDEARRPAICTVKGATVALFALTDNEPQWEAGPHSPGVLWMPIDVNDERAARLFAAVRETRPQTDLVVVSAHWGPNWGYEPLAAHVRFGHALIDAGADIVFGHSGHVFQGVELYKGRPIMYCTGDFIDDYAVDEVERNDESFVFTLEMEGARMRRMSLRPTVIIDCQARLARGDRARAIASRMARLCERLGTPAHWLAAQAILEIPGA encoded by the coding sequence ATGGCAAACGATTCGCAAATCGCCCCGTCACCTGCCGCGCTGAGGCTCGTGTTCGTCGGCGACGTGATGCTCGGCAGGATGGTCAACGACTTGCTGCGGCGGGTCGCGCCGGAGTACCCGTGGGGCGACGCGATGGCGCTGCTGCACAACGCCGACTTGCGGATTTGCAACCTGGAATGCGTAATCGCCGACCACGGACGGCCGTGGTCGCGAACTCCCAAGGCCTTTCACTTCCGCTCCGACGCGAAGAACGTCGCCGTGCTGACCGCCGCCGGGATCGACGCGGTATCCATTGCCAACAATCACGTGCTCGACTTCGAGTACGACGCGATGCGCGAGATGCTGGAGCTGCTCGACCACGCCGGAATCCAGCGCGCCGGCGCGGGTGCGTGCCTTGACGAAGCCAGGCGCCCGGCAATTTGTACGGTGAAGGGCGCAACCGTCGCGCTATTTGCCCTCACCGACAACGAGCCGCAGTGGGAGGCCGGGCCGCACAGCCCGGGCGTCCTCTGGATGCCGATCGACGTGAACGACGAGCGGGCGGCGCGGCTCTTTGCGGCAGTGCGCGAAACGCGCCCGCAGACCGACCTGGTCGTTGTCTCGGCGCATTGGGGGCCGAACTGGGGCTACGAGCCGCTCGCGGCGCACGTGCGCTTCGGCCACGCGCTCATCGATGCGGGCGCCGACATCGTCTTCGGCCATTCCGGCCATGTCTTTCAGGGCGTCGAGCTCTACAAGGGGCGCCCGATAATGTACTGCACGGGCGACTTCATCGACGACTACGCGGTCGATGAGGTCGAGCGCAACGACGAATCATTTGTCTTTACGCTCGAGATGGAGGGTGCGCGGATGAGGCGGATGAGCCTGCGCCCGACGGTGATCATCGATTGTCAGGCGCGGCTCGCACGCGGCGACCGGGCGCGGGCCATCGCGTCCAGGATGGCGCGGCTATGCGAGCGGCTGGGTACCCCGGCGCACTGGCTTGCAGCTCAGGCGATCCTGGAAATCCCCGGCGCCTGA
- a CDS encoding phosphoribosyltransferase family protein translates to MNRQTTDQTKVVIPSDSVRLEGELTVPPDARVIVLFAHGSGSSRLSPRNQFVARALEQAGVGTLLFDLLTEEEAADRENVFDVDFLAHRLGDATRWLRARPEAAACALGYFGASTGAAAALIAAAQDPAICAVVSRGGRPDLALRHLAAVTAPTLLIVGGNDYGVIELNEKAYRLLRCEKALKIVPGATHLFEEPGTLEQVARLASEWFVRHASAKPARGHAPLREPVMFADREEAGRLLAAELASFKGADTVVLAIPRGGLPVARQVADALGAPLDIVVVRKLGAPGEPELGIGAVVDGDHPRAIFNQAVIEHLGVRDSYIQAEIERQLKEIKRRETAYRGGRAPVALTGRTVIVIDDGIATGSSVRAALRGVRRLKPARLVLAVPVAPAETIEALRGDADEIICLATPPDFFAVGQFYRDFHQIDDDEVARILAARPRAHSQPAR, encoded by the coding sequence ATGAACAGACAGACAACGGACCAAACCAAGGTCGTCATCCCGTCGGACTCGGTGCGCCTGGAGGGCGAGCTGACGGTCCCGCCGGATGCGCGGGTGATCGTGCTGTTCGCCCATGGCAGCGGCAGCAGCAGGCTCAGCCCGCGCAACCAGTTCGTCGCCCGCGCGCTCGAGCAGGCCGGGGTCGGCACCCTGCTCTTCGACCTGCTCACCGAGGAGGAGGCGGCCGATCGCGAAAACGTCTTCGACGTCGACTTTCTTGCCCATCGGCTCGGCGATGCGACGAGATGGCTCAGGGCAAGGCCGGAGGCCGCAGCATGCGCGCTGGGGTATTTCGGCGCCAGTACCGGGGCCGCCGCCGCGCTGATTGCTGCGGCACAGGATCCCGCGATCTGCGCCGTTGTTTCGCGCGGCGGCCGTCCCGACCTTGCGCTGCGCCATCTGGCCGCCGTCACCGCCCCCACCCTGCTCATCGTGGGCGGCAACGACTACGGCGTGATCGAGCTGAACGAGAAGGCCTATCGCCTGCTCCGATGCGAGAAGGCGCTCAAGATCGTGCCCGGCGCGACCCATCTGTTCGAGGAGCCGGGGACACTGGAGCAGGTCGCGCGACTCGCAAGCGAGTGGTTCGTACGCCACGCCAGCGCGAAACCCGCGCGCGGCCATGCGCCGCTGCGCGAGCCGGTGATGTTCGCCGACCGCGAGGAGGCCGGGCGGCTGCTCGCGGCGGAGCTTGCTTCTTTTAAGGGCGCCGACACTGTCGTGTTAGCGATCCCGCGCGGGGGACTGCCGGTGGCGCGCCAGGTGGCAGACGCGCTCGGCGCCCCGCTCGATATCGTGGTGGTGCGCAAGCTGGGTGCTCCGGGCGAGCCCGAGCTCGGCATCGGCGCGGTGGTCGACGGCGACCATCCGCGCGCGATCTTCAATCAGGCGGTGATCGAGCATCTCGGCGTCCGCGACAGCTACATCCAGGCCGAGATCGAGCGCCAACTGAAGGAAATCAAGCGGCGCGAAACCGCCTATCGCGGCGGACGCGCGCCGGTCGCGCTCACCGGCAGAACGGTGATCGTTATCGACGACGGCATCGCAACCGGCTCCTCCGTGCGCGCGGCGCTGCGCGGCGTGCGCCGGCTCAAGCCCGCGCGGCTGGTGCTCGCGGTGCCGGTCGCGCCGGCCGAAACGATCGAGGCGCTGCGCGGCGATGCCGACGAGATCATATGCCTTGCGACGCCGCCCGACTTCTTCGCCGTCGGCCAGTTCTACCGCGATTTCCATCAGATCGACGACGATGAGGTCGCGCGTATCCTCGCCGCCCGCCCCCGCGCGCACTCTCAACCCGCGCGCTGA
- a CDS encoding response regulator, protein MKADSSSGNKEHKAQPERQSAAAELCDVKRASSRVLVIDDEPDARTLLRLILEPEYEVITAASAAEVRRLLEDRSKPMDLVLMDLRLEGEEDGVALTRELRAEERWKDVPIVAMTAYANTEDVQNALAAGCNEYVPKPFYRKQLLALIQRLIG, encoded by the coding sequence GTGAAAGCGGATTCTTCAAGCGGCAACAAAGAGCATAAGGCGCAGCCCGAGCGCCAGTCGGCCGCGGCCGAGCTGTGCGACGTCAAGCGCGCGTCGTCGCGCGTGCTGGTGATCGACGACGAGCCCGACGCCCGCACCCTGCTCAGGCTGATCCTCGAGCCCGAGTACGAGGTTATCACCGCGGCTTCGGCCGCAGAGGTACGCCGTCTGCTGGAGGATCGCTCGAAGCCGATGGATCTGGTCTTGATGGACCTCAGGCTGGAGGGCGAAGAAGACGGCGTGGCGCTCACCCGCGAGTTGCGCGCCGAGGAGCGCTGGAAGGACGTGCCCATCGTTGCGATGACGGCATACGCCAATACCGAAGACGTGCAGAACGCGCTCGCGGCCGGATGCAACGAGTACGTCCCAAAGCCTTTCTACCGCAAACAGCTTCTCGCGCTGATCCAGCGGCTGATCGGCTGA
- a CDS encoding DUF2267 domain-containing protein, whose amino-acid sequence MEEERFIRTVADQLGVDHEAAFKIISAVLHELHDRLTPKEAADAGAQLPGRLKSLWASFESPGREVSRIHKAEFVRRVSERAEIAESDAARAVRVVFGALQTLLKSPTGQEGEAWDIFSQLPKDLKKVWLGAARAQASRRL is encoded by the coding sequence ATGGAAGAGGAAAGATTCATCCGCACCGTCGCCGACCAATTGGGCGTCGATCACGAGGCGGCGTTCAAGATCATCTCGGCAGTGCTTCATGAACTGCACGATCGTCTGACGCCCAAGGAGGCGGCGGACGCCGGCGCGCAGTTGCCCGGGCGCTTGAAGAGCCTGTGGGCCTCCTTCGAATCGCCCGGCCGCGAAGTCAGCCGCATCCACAAGGCTGAATTCGTCAGGCGGGTCTCCGAGCGCGCAGAAATCGCGGAGAGCGACGCCGCCCGCGCGGTGCGGGTTGTGTTCGGCGCGCTCCAAACTCTGCTCAAGAGCCCTACCGGGCAGGAGGGCGAGGCCTGGGACATCTTCAGCCAGCTGCCCAAGGATTTGAAAAAGGTATGGCTGGGCGCGGCCCGCGCACAGGCATCGCGCCGGCTCTAG
- a CDS encoding DUF364 domain-containing protein, with protein MRQLLNDQELFVHDVRVGVFYSGAQVSSGHAGVAFTPRGVNDTVCCPSTAASAPPAGRMLGRRAWELAEFALAESPLRRAIGVATLNALSALAFERYGVPGGKAQPGRDALQAAGIAADDRVAMVGAFAPFIKALKGKVATLRIIDSHPNALKPDERQFWVSREETADTLRHASVVIISGAALVEGGIDFILESSLLARRRVMAGPTAPLWAPPFFESGVNVLGGIQVRDPALLLTIASQGGSGYFFNDAADKISLVREDALN; from the coding sequence TTGCGGCAGCTCCTGAATGATCAGGAGCTCTTCGTCCACGACGTACGGGTCGGCGTCTTTTACAGCGGTGCGCAGGTCTCCAGCGGGCACGCTGGCGTGGCCTTCACGCCGCGCGGAGTGAACGACACCGTATGCTGTCCCAGCACGGCGGCCTCGGCACCGCCGGCGGGACGGATGCTGGGGCGGCGCGCATGGGAGTTGGCCGAGTTTGCGCTCGCCGAGTCGCCGCTGCGTCGCGCGATCGGGGTCGCCACGCTCAACGCGCTATCGGCGCTTGCCTTCGAACGTTACGGCGTGCCCGGCGGAAAGGCGCAGCCCGGGCGCGACGCGTTGCAGGCGGCGGGAATTGCGGCGGACGATCGGGTTGCGATGGTGGGGGCGTTTGCGCCGTTCATTAAGGCGCTCAAGGGCAAAGTCGCCACGCTGCGCATAATCGACAGCCATCCCAACGCGCTCAAGCCCGATGAACGGCAGTTCTGGGTTTCGCGCGAGGAAACCGCCGATACCCTTCGCCACGCGAGTGTGGTGATTATCTCGGGCGCCGCGCTGGTCGAGGGTGGAATCGACTTTATCCTGGAAAGTTCGCTGCTCGCGCGCCGGCGCGTGATGGCGGGCCCGACCGCGCCTTTGTGGGCGCCGCCCTTTTTCGAAAGCGGCGTCAATGTGCTCGGCGGAATCCAGGTTCGCGATCCGGCGCTGCTGCTGACGATCGCGAGCCAGGGCGGCTCGGGTTACTTCTTCAACGACGCCGCCGACAAAATCTCACTGGTGCGGGAGGACGCCCTGAACTGA
- the gtdA gene encoding gentisate 1,2-dioxygenase, translated as MAAQPRRTPEREAFYTKIAQRSLAPLWEVLKGIQSREPRPPEAPVLWRYEEVRPMLMEAGGLISAREADRRVLILENPALRGQFPPRVTHSLFAGLQLILPGEIAPSHRHTQSALRFIIEGAGAYTAVDGEKTTMRPGDFVITPYWTWHDHGNETDGPMVWLDGLDIPIVDLLNAVFFEPYGEDQFPLTRPEGDSIARYGSGLLPAVCERRALSSPILNYTYERTREALARMSRGGDIDACHGYRMRYVNPVTGEWAMPTIGAAMQLLPRGFSAMPYRSTDSTVFVVVEGRGRTVIDGETFDWGPHDIFVAPSWRPYRHDAAEEAVLFSFSDRPVHEKLGLWRELRAKA; from the coding sequence ATGGCAGCCCAGCCGCGACGCACGCCCGAGCGTGAAGCCTTCTACACAAAGATCGCCCAGCGCAGCCTTGCGCCGCTGTGGGAGGTGCTCAAGGGGATCCAGAGCCGTGAGCCGCGCCCGCCCGAAGCGCCTGTGCTGTGGCGCTACGAGGAAGTACGCCCGATGCTGATGGAGGCGGGCGGCCTTATCAGCGCACGCGAGGCCGACCGCCGCGTGCTCATCCTCGAGAACCCCGCGTTGCGCGGACAATTCCCGCCCCGGGTGACCCATTCGCTGTTCGCGGGCCTCCAGCTTATTTTGCCCGGCGAAATCGCTCCCAGCCATCGCCACACCCAAAGCGCCCTGCGTTTCATCATCGAGGGAGCGGGCGCGTACACCGCAGTCGATGGCGAAAAGACCACGATGCGCCCGGGCGATTTCGTGATCACTCCCTACTGGACCTGGCACGACCACGGCAATGAAACCGATGGGCCGATGGTCTGGCTCGATGGCCTCGATATCCCCATTGTCGATTTGCTCAACGCGGTCTTCTTCGAGCCCTACGGCGAGGACCAGTTTCCGCTCACACGTCCCGAGGGCGATTCAATCGCGCGCTACGGCAGCGGGCTTTTGCCGGCGGTCTGCGAGCGCCGCGCCCTGAGCAGCCCGATCCTGAACTACACCTACGAGCGCACGCGTGAGGCGCTTGCGCGGATGAGCCGCGGCGGCGACATCGATGCCTGCCACGGCTACAGGATGCGCTACGTCAACCCGGTGACGGGCGAGTGGGCGATGCCGACGATCGGGGCGGCGATGCAGCTTTTGCCGCGCGGTTTCAGCGCGATGCCCTATCGCTCGACTGACAGCACGGTGTTCGTCGTGGTGGAGGGGCGCGGGCGCACGGTGATCGACGGCGAGACGTTCGATTGGGGCCCGCATGACATCTTCGTTGCGCCGAGCTGGCGCCCCTACCGCCACGACGCCGCTGAGGAGGCTGTTCTCTTCAGCTTCTCCGATCGGCCAGTGCACGAGAAGCTTGGCCTGTGGCGCGAGCTGCGCGCCAAGGCCTGA
- a CDS encoding ribose-phosphate pyrophosphokinase: MDPIIFAGSANLPMAAAVAEHLGLTLGSRALARFPDSEFRVELNESVRGRDVYLIEPSSPPVEERLFVLMMLADACRRAGAARLTAVIPYLGYARQDRRANGRDPVGARLVADLLRAAAIERVVAVDLHTAALEGVFAMPLEHLSAVPMLAEAAAAAGVPANSVVVTPDLGAVKLAQRCARLLKMPLAIVSKMRVSGEEVEARGVVGDVRGRPTLVIDDMITTGATIAAAINALRAAGADSEVTVAATHGLFVGPARARLSAFGVRRFIVTDSVTRPPDLGLPLEVVSVAPLLAEAIKRLHTDRSLSELITHA, translated from the coding sequence ATGGACCCGATCATCTTTGCCGGTTCGGCCAACCTTCCGATGGCGGCGGCGGTCGCCGAGCATCTCGGGCTCACCCTGGGCAGCCGCGCGCTCGCTCGTTTCCCCGACAGCGAGTTTCGCGTCGAACTGAACGAGAGCGTGCGCGGGCGCGACGTTTACCTGATCGAGCCGAGCAGCCCGCCGGTGGAGGAGCGGCTGTTCGTGCTGATGATGCTGGCCGACGCCTGCCGGCGGGCCGGTGCCGCGCGCCTGACCGCCGTAATCCCCTACCTCGGTTACGCGCGCCAGGACCGACGGGCCAACGGCCGCGACCCGGTGGGTGCGCGGCTGGTGGCCGATCTGCTGCGCGCCGCCGCGATCGAGCGCGTGGTCGCCGTCGACCTGCATACGGCTGCGCTCGAAGGCGTCTTTGCGATGCCGCTCGAGCATCTGAGCGCCGTGCCGATGCTGGCCGAGGCGGCAGCGGCTGCGGGGGTTCCCGCGAATTCGGTGGTCGTGACACCCGATCTAGGCGCGGTAAAGCTGGCGCAGCGATGCGCCCGGCTGCTGAAGATGCCGCTTGCGATCGTCAGCAAGATGCGGGTCAGCGGCGAAGAAGTGGAGGCGCGCGGCGTGGTCGGTGACGTCCGCGGCCGCCCAACCCTCGTGATCGACGACATGATCACCACCGGCGCAACGATCGCGGCGGCGATTAACGCGCTGCGCGCGGCCGGTGCCGACTCCGAGGTGACGGTCGCCGCGACGCACGGGCTTTTCGTGGGCCCCGCCCGCGCCCGGCTGAGCGCTTTCGGCGTCAGACGCTTCATCGTTACCGACAGCGTCACACGGCCGCCGGACCTCGGGCTGCCGCTTGAGGTGGTAAGCGTCGCTCCGTTGCTCGCGGAAGCGATTAAACGGCTGCACACGGATCGCTCGCTTAGCGAGCTGATAACGCACGCCTGA